Proteins from a single region of Streptomyces spectabilis:
- a CDS encoding DNA (cytosine-5-)-methyltransferase translates to MARLFDKERAHKLFKTPTANLGSNGAPQHPDKRRAGGHGPTLDDEVSFLLPVDPDVAEETPGAFHSPPEWWADYGPAVHRWETLMGSPAPVPVEFGPRGGRRLASVFAEWLMGLPRGWITHIPGLNRSRQLKAAGNGVVSQQAFAAYLHLLNYKEEANDG, encoded by the coding sequence GTGGCGCGGCTCTTCGACAAGGAACGTGCGCACAAGCTGTTCAAGACGCCGACGGCGAATTTGGGCAGCAATGGCGCCCCGCAGCATCCCGACAAACGGCGTGCGGGCGGGCACGGGCCGACACTCGATGACGAGGTTTCGTTCCTGTTGCCCGTGGACCCGGACGTTGCCGAGGAGACCCCGGGAGCCTTCCACAGCCCGCCGGAATGGTGGGCCGATTACGGGCCCGCTGTGCACCGTTGGGAAACCCTGATGGGCTCGCCGGCTCCGGTCCCGGTGGAGTTCGGCCCCCGCGGCGGGCGGCGCCTCGCGTCCGTGTTCGCCGAGTGGCTAATGGGACTGCCCCGGGGGTGGATCACTCACATTCCCGGGCTCAACCGGTCGCGTCAGCTCAAGGCAGCCGGAAACGGGGTCGTGTCCCAACAGGCATTCGCGGCGTATCTGCATCTGCTCAACTACAAGGAAGAGGCCAACGATGGGTAA
- a CDS encoding phage/plasmid primase, P4 family, with amino-acid sequence MLLSDLLARFDQVTDQADGGYLAACPSHPDSRPSLRIWRGEDLKVRLTCRTGCATADVIAAARLSWSDLFDVSGPGATVSAERPELVPVAQTAALAAYVDRTSLALGDYGAEWSERARTYLADRFGLDLETAAELGLGVDQGDQGEGFAYLSRLYREHPRLTVPLNGFDGTPRGLQGRDLGGQCPARWLSLVNPKGLRWAPYGVFRGGGGYGTVLITEGPGDALTAVACGYDAVAVRGASLAGSPELVAELAEGLRGQLVILAGDNDQAGNGFTTRLAGGLAEHGIDAFCLDLPDTSGDVTDWRESAPERFAAELHRAVKAARPVRPSAEVEADARTAELANRTGADVVSRDQGAEAADILAKLVSQYGESDAMNAHALVAWSGGRIRYAAGLGFYTWNGRTWVRSDMRVRQEIHRMGAALVLAGQNQLARGFTMTSRIDALLTELCSVPNVSIAATDFDDRPDLLNFRNGTVDLRTGRLRPHDQADLLTYALDIDYNPDAQSPRWESFLAEIFPGMPEMPAYIQRLVGYGITGHTTEQSFGVLWGKGANGKSVLVDTLTTVFRSISRTTPFATFEERKSGGIPNDIAALRGARLVMASEGESGKSMSESILKRVTGKDMISARFLRQEFFEFKPSFLLLLATNHKPKFRSQDEGLWRRVKLLPFKRWFAPEERDPDLDRKLLAEAEGIAAWAVRGAVEWYRGGLQDPQAITGASQEYRETSDPLAGFLPGVLDYADESVVINGNDAFNSYLEWCEAENLPAKERWTRRAFYDAMEERGAVRKKTNKGISLAGLRLADESPDAVGPGIFGN; translated from the coding sequence ATGCTGCTGTCTGATCTGCTCGCCCGGTTCGATCAGGTGACGGACCAGGCGGACGGCGGGTACCTCGCCGCGTGCCCCTCACATCCGGACTCGCGCCCCTCGCTGCGCATATGGAGGGGCGAGGACCTGAAAGTACGGCTCACATGCCGTACGGGCTGTGCCACCGCGGACGTGATCGCAGCGGCGCGGCTGTCCTGGTCGGACCTGTTCGACGTGAGCGGCCCCGGGGCCACCGTGTCCGCCGAGCGCCCCGAGCTGGTGCCCGTCGCGCAGACTGCCGCGCTCGCCGCGTACGTGGACCGGACCTCGCTCGCCCTCGGCGACTACGGGGCCGAGTGGTCCGAGCGGGCCCGGACGTACCTCGCCGACCGGTTCGGGCTCGACCTGGAGACCGCCGCGGAACTCGGGCTCGGCGTGGACCAGGGCGACCAGGGCGAGGGGTTCGCCTACCTCTCGCGGCTCTACCGCGAACACCCTCGGCTGACCGTGCCCCTGAACGGGTTCGATGGGACGCCCCGTGGCCTACAGGGGCGAGACCTCGGCGGGCAGTGCCCTGCACGGTGGCTGTCCCTGGTCAACCCGAAGGGTCTCCGGTGGGCGCCGTACGGCGTGTTCCGGGGCGGGGGCGGGTACGGCACGGTCCTGATCACGGAGGGGCCCGGAGACGCACTCACAGCGGTTGCGTGCGGCTATGACGCTGTGGCCGTGCGCGGTGCGTCCCTCGCCGGCTCGCCCGAGCTGGTTGCCGAACTCGCCGAGGGATTACGCGGGCAGCTCGTGATTCTCGCCGGGGACAACGACCAGGCGGGCAACGGGTTCACGACCCGCCTCGCCGGGGGGCTCGCCGAGCACGGGATAGACGCGTTCTGCCTCGACCTCCCGGACACTTCGGGGGATGTGACCGACTGGCGCGAGTCGGCACCTGAGCGGTTCGCGGCCGAGCTTCACCGTGCGGTCAAGGCAGCTCGTCCGGTCCGCCCTTCTGCCGAGGTGGAAGCGGACGCCCGGACGGCAGAGTTGGCGAACAGGACCGGCGCGGACGTGGTGTCCCGCGACCAGGGCGCCGAAGCGGCGGACATCCTCGCCAAGCTCGTGTCGCAGTACGGCGAGTCCGACGCGATGAACGCTCACGCACTGGTCGCCTGGTCCGGGGGCCGCATCCGCTACGCGGCAGGGCTCGGGTTCTACACGTGGAACGGCCGTACGTGGGTCCGCTCGGACATGCGGGTACGGCAGGAAATCCACCGCATGGGCGCCGCGCTCGTCCTCGCCGGACAGAACCAGCTAGCGCGCGGGTTCACGATGACCTCGCGGATTGACGCGTTGCTGACCGAGCTGTGTTCCGTGCCCAACGTCAGCATTGCGGCGACGGACTTTGACGACCGGCCCGACTTGCTCAACTTCCGCAACGGCACGGTGGATTTGCGTACAGGCCGACTCCGCCCGCACGACCAGGCCGACCTACTGACGTACGCACTCGATATCGACTACAACCCCGATGCACAGAGCCCACGGTGGGAATCATTCCTCGCCGAGATCTTCCCCGGCATGCCAGAGATGCCCGCCTACATTCAACGGCTCGTCGGCTACGGCATCACAGGACACACCACGGAACAGTCTTTCGGGGTGCTGTGGGGCAAGGGCGCCAACGGAAAAAGCGTGCTGGTGGACACTCTGACAACGGTGTTCCGATCTATTTCCCGGACGACGCCATTTGCCACGTTTGAGGAGCGCAAGAGCGGCGGCATTCCGAATGACATCGCCGCGTTGCGCGGGGCTCGCCTGGTCATGGCGTCCGAGGGTGAGTCCGGCAAGTCCATGTCGGAATCCATCCTCAAGCGCGTGACCGGCAAGGACATGATCTCGGCAAGGTTCCTGCGGCAAGAGTTCTTCGAGTTCAAGCCGTCCTTTTTGCTGCTGTTGGCCACGAACCATAAGCCCAAGTTCCGTTCACAGGACGAAGGGCTTTGGCGGCGCGTCAAATTGCTGCCTTTCAAGCGGTGGTTCGCACCCGAGGAGAGGGACCCGGACCTAGACCGGAAACTACTCGCCGAAGCCGAGGGCATAGCCGCATGGGCCGTGCGCGGAGCGGTCGAGTGGTACCGGGGCGGACTGCAAGACCCGCAGGCCATCACAGGTGCGAGTCAGGAGTACCGCGAGACCTCGGACCCCCTCGCCGGCTTCCTGCCGGGCGTACTCGACTACGCGGACGAATCCGTTGTGATCAACGGAAACGACGCGTTCAACAGCTACTTGGAATGGTGTGAGGCCGAGAACCTTCCCGCAAAGGAACGGTGGACCCGCCGCGCCTTCTATGACGCCATGGAGGAACGCGGAGCCGTCCGCAAGAAGACCAACAAGGGGATTTCCCTCGCCGGGCTCCGCCTCGCCGACGAAAGCCCCGATGCGGTCGGCCCCGGAATCTTCGGCAACTAG
- a CDS encoding DNA polymerase, protein MKEFRHEIAGELITVHVPETTEDLNEFWRWLYEARERGPIALDTETTGLNVFNPSFRLRTVQFGDQRDAWVIQYERGGYFESYAREAVQRTQRVLIHNAAYDWLVLDRCAGIPLEDLAPWTTDTRTLAALCDPRQPSEGGIGTALKPLSARWVDPAAPDTQSGLTAVFRSLGLTKETGWAGIPLDHPTYLLYAGLDVILTARLFPALRRELARLGVRNELVAYEHELARICAVMQRRGLLVDQDYAGPLARRLAAEAERYRAVAARYGVIKVGSGDQVAAALVGMGETLTERTDAGALKTDKAVLLPLADLDRDWQRIGAREPNRLADAVLRAKRAAKWGETYAAGFMNKLDDAGRIHPVITPLAARTGRMSVTDGLHQLPSSDHIVRRAILAEPGHVKISTDFQAIEMRVLAALADVRRMKEGFTRGGDAFDIHMYTAKLIRGEGATKRDRKLFKGAGFGKVYGGGITTLARQTGASEAEISQAVTAYDRVFPEIKRAGKRWQRQAFQNGMVFVSATGRRLPLDRDRTYAVTNYACQSAARDVLGQAMIEMEGAGLLEYMRLPIHDEILASAPREDAADVAREFERCMTMSLYGVPIVAEAEIGGRSWGSLYGADY, encoded by the coding sequence GTGAAGGAATTCCGGCACGAGATAGCCGGTGAACTGATCACAGTGCACGTGCCTGAGACCACGGAAGACCTTAACGAGTTCTGGCGGTGGCTGTATGAGGCACGCGAGCGGGGTCCTATCGCACTCGATACCGAGACCACGGGCTTGAACGTCTTCAACCCGTCGTTTCGGCTCCGCACCGTGCAATTCGGCGACCAGCGCGACGCATGGGTGATCCAGTACGAGCGGGGCGGGTACTTCGAATCCTATGCGCGCGAGGCAGTCCAGCGCACACAACGCGTTCTCATTCACAACGCTGCCTATGACTGGCTCGTACTCGACCGGTGCGCGGGCATTCCGTTGGAAGACCTCGCACCGTGGACGACCGATACCCGCACCCTTGCGGCGCTCTGCGACCCGCGCCAACCGTCCGAGGGCGGGATAGGGACCGCCCTCAAACCGCTATCGGCCCGGTGGGTGGACCCCGCGGCCCCGGACACACAGAGCGGGCTCACCGCGGTGTTCCGCTCGCTCGGGCTGACGAAAGAGACCGGATGGGCGGGCATCCCGCTGGACCACCCGACGTACCTCCTGTACGCGGGACTCGACGTCATCCTGACCGCCCGCCTGTTCCCGGCACTCCGCCGCGAGCTGGCCCGGCTCGGCGTGCGCAACGAGCTGGTGGCGTACGAGCACGAGCTAGCCCGCATCTGCGCCGTGATGCAGCGGCGCGGGTTGCTCGTGGACCAGGACTACGCGGGCCCCCTCGCTCGCCGGCTCGCCGCGGAAGCCGAGCGGTACCGCGCGGTCGCAGCCCGGTACGGCGTGATCAAGGTGGGGTCGGGCGACCAGGTTGCGGCGGCACTCGTGGGCATGGGCGAGACGCTGACCGAGCGCACCGACGCGGGCGCCCTCAAGACGGACAAGGCTGTTCTCTTGCCCCTCGCCGACCTTGACCGGGACTGGCAGAGGATCGGGGCCCGTGAGCCGAACCGGCTCGCCGATGCCGTGCTACGGGCGAAGCGCGCCGCGAAGTGGGGTGAGACCTACGCCGCGGGGTTCATGAACAAGCTCGACGACGCAGGGCGCATCCACCCCGTGATCACGCCCCTCGCGGCGCGGACAGGGCGTATGTCCGTGACGGACGGACTGCACCAGCTTCCGAGTTCCGATCACATCGTGCGCCGCGCGATCCTCGCCGAGCCCGGACACGTCAAGATCTCCACCGACTTTCAAGCGATTGAAATGCGGGTCCTCGCTGCCCTCGCCGATGTGCGCCGTATGAAAGAGGGGTTCACCAGGGGCGGCGACGCATTCGACATCCACATGTACACGGCCAAGTTGATCCGAGGCGAGGGCGCCACGAAGCGCGACCGGAAGCTATTCAAGGGTGCCGGGTTCGGAAAGGTCTACGGCGGAGGAATCACCACGCTCGCTAGGCAGACCGGCGCGAGCGAGGCAGAGATTTCCCAAGCGGTCACCGCGTACGACCGAGTATTTCCGGAGATCAAGCGCGCGGGAAAGCGGTGGCAGCGTCAAGCTTTCCAAAACGGCATGGTGTTCGTCTCGGCGACCGGTCGCCGACTTCCGCTTGACCGGGACCGCACCTACGCCGTAACGAATTACGCGTGCCAATCTGCGGCGAGAGATGTCCTCGGGCAAGCCATGATCGAAATGGAAGGCGCGGGACTGCTCGAATACATGCGACTCCCGATCCATGACGAAATCCTGGCATCGGCTCCGCGCGAGGACGCGGCGGACGTAGCCCGCGAGTTCGAACGCTGCATGACCATGAGCCTGTACGGGGTCCCCATCGTGGCTGAGGCGGAGATAGGCGGGCGCTCGTGGGGCTCGCTATACGGCGCGGACTACTGA
- a CDS encoding sigma-70 family RNA polymerase sigma factor, with translation MTHFTAEMISAAKGNDLSAITAVITETESLIVKRAHDYATRAGGSVDRDLADDLAQAGRIRLWESLAKFEGESPRKLMAYIDKALHSAMTEQRHEIKRPGVTAAAAKDFETALTLAGGDPYSAARIASTDDMGVRKMSPGYAYAALLAWLGIDSLDRPANEQKYGPDITLGDVVAAVAEVPADLLDSRDYETTRRTVVREQVHRTLGMLGERQRHVLKASHGIAPVADYSERPDVELAADMGATPKQVKEARAKGQKRFCELYQAGARVQ, from the coding sequence ATGACGCACTTTACTGCCGAAATGATTTCTGCCGCGAAGGGGAACGACCTTTCGGCAATTACCGCCGTGATCACTGAGACCGAATCTCTGATCGTGAAACGAGCCCACGACTACGCCACCCGAGCCGGCGGCTCCGTTGACCGTGACTTGGCCGATGACCTCGCGCAAGCGGGCCGCATCCGGCTGTGGGAATCCCTCGCCAAGTTCGAGGGGGAGTCTCCGCGTAAGCTCATGGCCTACATAGACAAGGCGTTGCACTCGGCTATGACCGAGCAACGCCACGAAATCAAGCGCCCCGGAGTAACTGCCGCAGCGGCAAAGGATTTTGAGACCGCCCTAACGCTAGCAGGCGGGGACCCGTACTCGGCGGCACGCATCGCAAGCACTGACGACATGGGAGTGCGGAAGATGAGCCCGGGGTACGCGTACGCGGCTCTGCTCGCGTGGCTCGGCATTGATTCACTGGACCGTCCCGCGAATGAACAGAAATACGGCCCGGACATCACCCTCGGAGATGTGGTGGCTGCGGTGGCCGAGGTTCCCGCCGATCTGCTCGACTCACGCGACTACGAGACCACGAGACGCACGGTTGTGCGCGAGCAAGTCCACCGCACCCTAGGGATGTTGGGCGAGCGGCAGCGGCACGTTCTCAAGGCAAGCCACGGCATAGCCCCGGTGGCCGACTACAGCGAACGTCCAGACGTCGAACTCGCCGCGGACATGGGCGCCACCCCGAAGCAGGTCAAGGAAGCTCGCGCCAAGGGGCAGAAACGATTCTGCGAGCTGTACCAGGCCGGTGCGCGAGTGCAGTAG